The following are encoded together in the Drosophila biarmipes strain raj3 chromosome 3L, RU_DBia_V1.1, whole genome shotgun sequence genome:
- the LOC108035155 gene encoding drebrin-like protein, whose amino-acid sequence MAISFEKNRSQIVAAWKDVLDDKSDTNWSLFGYEGQTNELKVVGTGDGGVEELNEDLNSGKIMYAFVRIEDPKTGLNKYLLINWQGEGAPVLRKGTCANHIRDVSNLLSGAHLTINARNEDDIDLERLLKKLSTVSSAYSFKEPRGGMEEQKAPVGTNYTRVIPTKELNASVMQDFWKKEEAEEKLRQEAEKEAKRLELLKLEEEQRRREEKEHKEREKLVISTTKLQPAHVPIKTSPQPLSPEKTSPGFSNNLTDAERMRQARNQEARELIGSRVGAAKAMFTKHTSEGQLQSKLNTQPPAKPARNSIAQRINVFNQNQPQDAPVPSPPRAVSPAKPLPVKTPAPEAIVPAVAASVTVAPVAAEVVSTIAEVEESQPIDDLPLAHESEQFSTIKRSPHSKTNSLQSQSPDETTSSNETDTAVYQEQEEEVRTKVSVTVQQSQSTKTSGLSTLERNALTDLVNEDDFICQETLGDLGLRARALYDYQAADESEITFDPGDVITHIDQIDEGWWQGLGPDGTYGLFPANYVEIIN is encoded by the exons ATGGCCATTAGCTTTGAGAAGAACCGCTCGCAAATAGTGGCCGCCTGGAAGGATGTGCTCGACGACAAGAGCGACACCAACTGGTCCCTCTTCGGCTACGAGGGCCAGACCAACGAGCTGAAGGTCGTGGGCACCGGCGACGGCGGCGTGGAGGAGCTGAACGAGGACCTCAACAGCGGCAAGATCATGTACGCCTTCGTGCGCATCGAAGACCCCAAAACGGGCCTCAACAAGTACTTACTCATCAACTGGCAG GGCGAGGGCGCACCTGTGCTTCGCAAGGGCACCTGTGCCAACCACATCCGCGACGTGAGCAACCTTCTGTCCGGCGCCCACCTCACCATCAATGCCCGCAACGAGGACGACATCGACCTGGAGCGCCTGCTCAAGAAGCTGAGCACCGTGAGCTCCGCCTACAGCTTCAAGGAGCCACGCGGCGGCATGGAGGAGCAGAAGGCGCCGGTGGGCACCAACTATACGCGGGTTATCCCCACCAAGGAGCTGAACGCCAGCGTTATGCAGGACTTTTGGAAAAAGGAGGAGGCCGAGGAGAAACTGCGCCAGGAGGCCGAGAAAGAGGCCAAGCGGCTGGAGCTACTGAAgttggaggaggagcagcgcaGACGCGAGGAAAAGGAGCACAAGGAGCGCGAGAAGCTGGTCATCAGCACTACCAAGCTCCAGCCGGCGCATGTTCCCATCAAAAC CTCTCCGCAGCCTCTTAGCCCTGAGAAAACATCACCAGGATTTTCCAACAACCTGACTGATGCGGAGCGCATGCGTCAGGCGAGGAACCAGGAGGCCCGCGAATTGATTGGCTCGCGTGTGGGAGCTGCCAAGGCCATGTTTACCAAGCACACCAGCGAAGGACAGCTTCAGTCCAA ACTAAACACGCAACCACCGGCCAAACCAGCCCGCAATTCCATTGCCCAGCGCATCAACGTGTTCAACCAGAATCAGCCTCAAGATGCACCTGTGCCTTCACCACCGCGCGCTGTGTCCCCTGCCAAACCGCTGCCGGTCAAGACTCCGGCCCCAGAAGCCATTGTTCCCGCTGTTGCTGCTTCGGTAACTGTTGCTCCGGTGGCGGCCGAAGTGGTCTCCACAATAGCAGAGGTGGAGGAGTCTCAGCCCATTGACGATCTACCACTGGCCCACGAAAGCGAGCAGTTCTCCACCATCAAGCGGTCGCCACACAGTAAAACCAACTCACTGCAGTCGCAGTCTCCGGACGAGACCACTTCGTCCAATGAGACGGACACCGCAGTGtaccaggagcaggaggaagAGGTCCGCACCAAAGTGTCGGTGACCGTGCAGCAATCACAGTCGACCAAGACCAGTGGGCTGAGCACATTGGAGAGGAATGCTT TGACGGATTTGGTGAACGAGGACGATTTTATTTGCCAGGAGACCCTCGGCGATCTGGGACTGCGAGCCCGAGCCCTATACGATTACCAGGCAGCCGACGAGTCGGAGATCACCTTTGATCCCGGCGATGTAATTACCCACATCGATCAAATCGATGAGGGTTGGTGGCAGGGCCTGGGCCCTGATGGAACCTATGGACTGTTTCCGGCGAACTATGTCGAGATCATCAACTAG
- the LOC108035154 gene encoding BAG domain-containing protein Samui isoform X4, giving the protein MDMDNMFPRSHLGRMHDPFAGFGDSHFGFPRFSTMGRRGRMPGGVSTHMDHDDDFFNRLPSEFRQYIPDGFGARRGPGVATAPGQVPQQQPQQQYAQQQPQPHPQQHYQYAAPPQQQVPQSPSKRLCDAAIQTEDPAGRSEVDCAPPANLNQHGFRNTVDMGVKSAAEQDQGLRSHSAPPPEQQQQNLLYQQQQQQQPGAHHQQFGTQTSPPVQGQQFKTYYAPQQQTHPQQKQPTPPPAPQTPGGTYVRTIPIFVEGRTEPIINAHKEIPNQNAPPSAQAQAQAQAQAQAHFAPPQQQQRPTPLNTQQAQAHPDQELPAEGSAGLPPQTPHTLNSINKIQDIQRDVLELMGKVEQFKGTRQEKEYAYLDEMLTRNLLKLDTIDTNGKDSIRLARKEAIKCIQASINVLEAKAEENARVASGAPAASAAPVESVDTAAAAAPEAAGQSAEPVTPQPQDATKIQEPIPLPPPPSAAPAEGSAAPETPVVEPQASGETTAQSETTTTTSE; this is encoded by the exons ATGGACATGGACAACATGTTCCCGCGCTCGCACCTGGGCAGGATGCATGACCCCTTCGCCGGCTTCGGAGACTCAC ACTTTGGATTCCCCCGCTTCTCGACAATGGGCCGCCGCGGACGGATGCCCGGTGGGGTGAGCACCCACATGGATCACGACGACGACTTCTTCAACCGGCTGCCCTCGGAGTTCCGTCAGTACATCCCAGATGGTTTCGGTGCCAGACGTGGACCAGGCGTAGCCACTGCTCCAGGACAAGTTccgcaacagcagccacagcagcaatatgcccagcagcagccacagccgCATCCCCAGCAGCACTACCAGTACGCTGCGCCACCACAGCAACAGGTGCCCCAGTCGCCCTCGAAGCGTCTCTGTGATGCTGCCATCCAGACGGAGGATCCGGCCGGCCGCTCGGAGGTGGATTGTGCCCCGCCGGCCAATCTGAACCAGCATGGCTTCCGGAACACCGTGGACATGGGCGTGAAGAGTGCCGCCGAGCAGGACCAGGGCCTGCGCTCCCACTCCGCCCCGCCgccagagcagcagcagcagaatctgctttaccagcagcagcagcaacagcagccgggCGCACATCACCAGCAGTTTGGCACCCAGACCAGTCCGCCCGTCCAGGGTCAGCAGTTCAAGACCTACTATGCGCCCCAGCAGCAGACACATCCCCAGCAGAAGCAGCCCACCCCGCCGCCAGCCCCACAGACCCCCGGTGGCACGTATGTGCGCACCATACCCATCTTCGTGGAGGGACGCACCGAGCCCATCATCAATGCCCACAAGGAGATACCCAACCAGAATGCTCCGCCAAGTGCCCAGGCCCAGGCTCAAGCTCAGGCGCAGGCACAGGCTCACTTTGCACcaccacaacagcaacagaggCCCACGCCGCTGAATACGCAGCAGGCGCAGGCCCATCCCGACCAGGAGCTGCCGGCCGAGGGGTCCGCCGGATTGCCACCACAGACACCACACACCCTCAATTCGATCAACAAGATCCAGGACATACAGCGCGACGTGCTGGAGCTGATGGGCAAAGTGGAGCAGTTCAAGGGCACGCGCCAGGAGAAGGAGTACGCCTACCTGGACGAGATGCTGACCCGCAACCTGCTCAAGCTGGACACAATCGACACCAACGGCAAGGACAGCATCCGCCTGGCCCGCAAGGAGGCCATCAA ATGCATTCAGGCTTCCATAAATGTGCTGGAGGCCAAGGCCGAGGAGAATGCCAGGGTGGCGTCGGGAGCACCAGCTGCCAGTGCAGCCCCCGTTGAATCAGTGGACacggctgcagctgctgccccAGAGGCCGCCGGCCAGAGCGCGGAGCCAGTGACTCCACAGCCACAGGATGCTACGAAAATCCAGGAGCCCATCCCTCTGCCGCCGCCACCAAGTGCTGCCCCCGCTGAAGGATCAGCTGCTCCCGAGACGCCCGTGGTGGAGCCCCAGGCTTCGGGTGAGACAACCGCGCAGTCGGAGACCACCACCACGACATCGGAATGA
- the LOC108035154 gene encoding BAG domain-containing protein Samui isoform X1, with product MKPTVMAANQAPSNPATGGNGSAGGPGVNIPVNREYVSGGYGSPQQQAAQSPHFHNPPQQNAYGSPRQQQQHFQQHQQVPPNQQQQHFQPTFGFEPNMDMDNMFPRSHLGRMHDPFAGFGDSRKRSSLHGPSAQAHADDDFSSYFDDPDFGFPRFSTMGRRGRMPGGVSTHMDHDDDFFNRLPSEFRQYIPDGFGARRGPGVATAPGQVPQQQPQQQYAQQQPQPHPQQHYQYAAPPQQQVPQSPSKRLCDAAIQTEDPAGRSEVDCAPPANLNQHGFRNTVDMGVKSAAEQDQGLRSHSAPPPEQQQQNLLYQQQQQQQPGAHHQQFGTQTSPPVQGQQFKTYYAPQQQTHPQQKQPTPPPAPQTPGGTYVRTIPIFVEGRTEPIINAHKEIPNQNAPPSAQAQAQAQAQAQAHFAPPQQQQRPTPLNTQQAQAHPDQELPAEGSAGLPPQTPHTLNSINKIQDIQRDVLELMGKVEQFKGTRQEKEYAYLDEMLTRNLLKLDTIDTNGKDSIRLARKEAIKCIQASINVLEAKAEENARVASGAPAASAAPVESVDTAAAAAPEAAGQSAEPVTPQPQDATKIQEPIPLPPPPSAAPAEGSAAPETPVVEPQASGETTAQSETTTTTSE from the exons ATGAAGCCCACTGTGATGGCGGCCAATCAGGCGCCCAGCAATCCCGCCACCGGTGGCAACGGCTCTGCCGGAGGGCCCGGCGTCAATATACCCGTGAACCGGGAGTATGTCAGCGGTGGCTACGGTTCGCCCCAGCAGCAGGCGGCGCAGAGTCCCCACTTCCACAATCCGCCGCAGCAGAACGCTTACGGATCGcccaggcagcagcagcagcacttccagcagcaccagcaggtTCCGCCgaatcagcagcagcaacattttCAG CCGACCTTTGGATTCGAACCGAACATGGACATGGACAACATGTTCCCGCGCTCGCACCTGGGCAGGATGCATGACCCCTTCGCCGGCTTCGGAGACTCACGTAAGCGGAGCAGTTTGCACGGTCCCAGTGCCCAAGCCCATGCTGACGATGACTTTTCATCCTATTTCGACGACCCAGACTTTGGATTCCCCCGCTTCTCGACAATGGGCCGCCGCGGACGGATGCCCGGTGGGGTGAGCACCCACATGGATCACGACGACGACTTCTTCAACCGGCTGCCCTCGGAGTTCCGTCAGTACATCCCAGATGGTTTCGGTGCCAGACGTGGACCAGGCGTAGCCACTGCTCCAGGACAAGTTccgcaacagcagccacagcagcaatatgcccagcagcagccacagccgCATCCCCAGCAGCACTACCAGTACGCTGCGCCACCACAGCAACAGGTGCCCCAGTCGCCCTCGAAGCGTCTCTGTGATGCTGCCATCCAGACGGAGGATCCGGCCGGCCGCTCGGAGGTGGATTGTGCCCCGCCGGCCAATCTGAACCAGCATGGCTTCCGGAACACCGTGGACATGGGCGTGAAGAGTGCCGCCGAGCAGGACCAGGGCCTGCGCTCCCACTCCGCCCCGCCgccagagcagcagcagcagaatctgctttaccagcagcagcagcaacagcagccgggCGCACATCACCAGCAGTTTGGCACCCAGACCAGTCCGCCCGTCCAGGGTCAGCAGTTCAAGACCTACTATGCGCCCCAGCAGCAGACACATCCCCAGCAGAAGCAGCCCACCCCGCCGCCAGCCCCACAGACCCCCGGTGGCACGTATGTGCGCACCATACCCATCTTCGTGGAGGGACGCACCGAGCCCATCATCAATGCCCACAAGGAGATACCCAACCAGAATGCTCCGCCAAGTGCCCAGGCCCAGGCTCAAGCTCAGGCGCAGGCACAGGCTCACTTTGCACcaccacaacagcaacagaggCCCACGCCGCTGAATACGCAGCAGGCGCAGGCCCATCCCGACCAGGAGCTGCCGGCCGAGGGGTCCGCCGGATTGCCACCACAGACACCACACACCCTCAATTCGATCAACAAGATCCAGGACATACAGCGCGACGTGCTGGAGCTGATGGGCAAAGTGGAGCAGTTCAAGGGCACGCGCCAGGAGAAGGAGTACGCCTACCTGGACGAGATGCTGACCCGCAACCTGCTCAAGCTGGACACAATCGACACCAACGGCAAGGACAGCATCCGCCTGGCCCGCAAGGAGGCCATCAA ATGCATTCAGGCTTCCATAAATGTGCTGGAGGCCAAGGCCGAGGAGAATGCCAGGGTGGCGTCGGGAGCACCAGCTGCCAGTGCAGCCCCCGTTGAATCAGTGGACacggctgcagctgctgccccAGAGGCCGCCGGCCAGAGCGCGGAGCCAGTGACTCCACAGCCACAGGATGCTACGAAAATCCAGGAGCCCATCCCTCTGCCGCCGCCACCAAGTGCTGCCCCCGCTGAAGGATCAGCTGCTCCCGAGACGCCCGTGGTGGAGCCCCAGGCTTCGGGTGAGACAACCGCGCAGTCGGAGACCACCACCACGACATCGGAATGA
- the LOC108035154 gene encoding uncharacterized protein LOC108035154 isoform X2, with the protein MKPTVMAANQAPSNPATGGNGSAGGPGVNIPVNREYVSGGYGSPQQQAAQSPHFHNPPQQNAYGSPRQQQQHFQQHQQVPPNQQQQHFQPTFGFEPNMDMDNMFPRSHLGRMHDPFAGFGDSHFGFPRFSTMGRRGRMPGGVSTHMDHDDDFFNRLPSEFRQYIPDGFGARRGPGVATAPGQVPQQQPQQQYAQQQPQPHPQQHYQYAAPPQQQVPQSPSKRLCDAAIQTEDPAGRSEVDCAPPANLNQHGFRNTVDMGVKSAAEQDQGLRSHSAPPPEQQQQNLLYQQQQQQQPGAHHQQFGTQTSPPVQGQQFKTYYAPQQQTHPQQKQPTPPPAPQTPGGTYVRTIPIFVEGRTEPIINAHKEIPNQNAPPSAQAQAQAQAQAQAHFAPPQQQQRPTPLNTQQAQAHPDQELPAEGSAGLPPQTPHTLNSINKIQDIQRDVLELMGKVEQFKGTRQEKEYAYLDEMLTRNLLKLDTIDTNGKDSIRLARKEAIKCIQASINVLEAKAEENARVASGAPAASAAPVESVDTAAAAAPEAAGQSAEPVTPQPQDATKIQEPIPLPPPPSAAPAEGSAAPETPVVEPQASGETTAQSETTTTTSE; encoded by the exons ATGAAGCCCACTGTGATGGCGGCCAATCAGGCGCCCAGCAATCCCGCCACCGGTGGCAACGGCTCTGCCGGAGGGCCCGGCGTCAATATACCCGTGAACCGGGAGTATGTCAGCGGTGGCTACGGTTCGCCCCAGCAGCAGGCGGCGCAGAGTCCCCACTTCCACAATCCGCCGCAGCAGAACGCTTACGGATCGcccaggcagcagcagcagcacttccagcagcaccagcaggtTCCGCCgaatcagcagcagcaacattttCAG CCGACCTTTGGATTCGAACCGAACATGGACATGGACAACATGTTCCCGCGCTCGCACCTGGGCAGGATGCATGACCCCTTCGCCGGCTTCGGAGACTCAC ACTTTGGATTCCCCCGCTTCTCGACAATGGGCCGCCGCGGACGGATGCCCGGTGGGGTGAGCACCCACATGGATCACGACGACGACTTCTTCAACCGGCTGCCCTCGGAGTTCCGTCAGTACATCCCAGATGGTTTCGGTGCCAGACGTGGACCAGGCGTAGCCACTGCTCCAGGACAAGTTccgcaacagcagccacagcagcaatatgcccagcagcagccacagccgCATCCCCAGCAGCACTACCAGTACGCTGCGCCACCACAGCAACAGGTGCCCCAGTCGCCCTCGAAGCGTCTCTGTGATGCTGCCATCCAGACGGAGGATCCGGCCGGCCGCTCGGAGGTGGATTGTGCCCCGCCGGCCAATCTGAACCAGCATGGCTTCCGGAACACCGTGGACATGGGCGTGAAGAGTGCCGCCGAGCAGGACCAGGGCCTGCGCTCCCACTCCGCCCCGCCgccagagcagcagcagcagaatctgctttaccagcagcagcagcaacagcagccgggCGCACATCACCAGCAGTTTGGCACCCAGACCAGTCCGCCCGTCCAGGGTCAGCAGTTCAAGACCTACTATGCGCCCCAGCAGCAGACACATCCCCAGCAGAAGCAGCCCACCCCGCCGCCAGCCCCACAGACCCCCGGTGGCACGTATGTGCGCACCATACCCATCTTCGTGGAGGGACGCACCGAGCCCATCATCAATGCCCACAAGGAGATACCCAACCAGAATGCTCCGCCAAGTGCCCAGGCCCAGGCTCAAGCTCAGGCGCAGGCACAGGCTCACTTTGCACcaccacaacagcaacagaggCCCACGCCGCTGAATACGCAGCAGGCGCAGGCCCATCCCGACCAGGAGCTGCCGGCCGAGGGGTCCGCCGGATTGCCACCACAGACACCACACACCCTCAATTCGATCAACAAGATCCAGGACATACAGCGCGACGTGCTGGAGCTGATGGGCAAAGTGGAGCAGTTCAAGGGCACGCGCCAGGAGAAGGAGTACGCCTACCTGGACGAGATGCTGACCCGCAACCTGCTCAAGCTGGACACAATCGACACCAACGGCAAGGACAGCATCCGCCTGGCCCGCAAGGAGGCCATCAA ATGCATTCAGGCTTCCATAAATGTGCTGGAGGCCAAGGCCGAGGAGAATGCCAGGGTGGCGTCGGGAGCACCAGCTGCCAGTGCAGCCCCCGTTGAATCAGTGGACacggctgcagctgctgccccAGAGGCCGCCGGCCAGAGCGCGGAGCCAGTGACTCCACAGCCACAGGATGCTACGAAAATCCAGGAGCCCATCCCTCTGCCGCCGCCACCAAGTGCTGCCCCCGCTGAAGGATCAGCTGCTCCCGAGACGCCCGTGGTGGAGCCCCAGGCTTCGGGTGAGACAACCGCGCAGTCGGAGACCACCACCACGACATCGGAATGA
- the LOC108035154 gene encoding BAG domain-containing protein Samui isoform X3 — protein MDMDNMFPRSHLGRMHDPFAGFGDSRKRSSLHGPSAQAHADDDFSSYFDDPDFGFPRFSTMGRRGRMPGGVSTHMDHDDDFFNRLPSEFRQYIPDGFGARRGPGVATAPGQVPQQQPQQQYAQQQPQPHPQQHYQYAAPPQQQVPQSPSKRLCDAAIQTEDPAGRSEVDCAPPANLNQHGFRNTVDMGVKSAAEQDQGLRSHSAPPPEQQQQNLLYQQQQQQQPGAHHQQFGTQTSPPVQGQQFKTYYAPQQQTHPQQKQPTPPPAPQTPGGTYVRTIPIFVEGRTEPIINAHKEIPNQNAPPSAQAQAQAQAQAQAHFAPPQQQQRPTPLNTQQAQAHPDQELPAEGSAGLPPQTPHTLNSINKIQDIQRDVLELMGKVEQFKGTRQEKEYAYLDEMLTRNLLKLDTIDTNGKDSIRLARKEAIKCIQASINVLEAKAEENARVASGAPAASAAPVESVDTAAAAAPEAAGQSAEPVTPQPQDATKIQEPIPLPPPPSAAPAEGSAAPETPVVEPQASGETTAQSETTTTTSE, from the exons ATGGACATGGACAACATGTTCCCGCGCTCGCACCTGGGCAGGATGCATGACCCCTTCGCCGGCTTCGGAGACTCACGTAAGCGGAGCAGTTTGCACGGTCCCAGTGCCCAAGCCCATGCTGACGATGACTTTTCATCCTATTTCGACGACCCAGACTTTGGATTCCCCCGCTTCTCGACAATGGGCCGCCGCGGACGGATGCCCGGTGGGGTGAGCACCCACATGGATCACGACGACGACTTCTTCAACCGGCTGCCCTCGGAGTTCCGTCAGTACATCCCAGATGGTTTCGGTGCCAGACGTGGACCAGGCGTAGCCACTGCTCCAGGACAAGTTccgcaacagcagccacagcagcaatatgcccagcagcagccacagccgCATCCCCAGCAGCACTACCAGTACGCTGCGCCACCACAGCAACAGGTGCCCCAGTCGCCCTCGAAGCGTCTCTGTGATGCTGCCATCCAGACGGAGGATCCGGCCGGCCGCTCGGAGGTGGATTGTGCCCCGCCGGCCAATCTGAACCAGCATGGCTTCCGGAACACCGTGGACATGGGCGTGAAGAGTGCCGCCGAGCAGGACCAGGGCCTGCGCTCCCACTCCGCCCCGCCgccagagcagcagcagcagaatctgctttaccagcagcagcagcaacagcagccgggCGCACATCACCAGCAGTTTGGCACCCAGACCAGTCCGCCCGTCCAGGGTCAGCAGTTCAAGACCTACTATGCGCCCCAGCAGCAGACACATCCCCAGCAGAAGCAGCCCACCCCGCCGCCAGCCCCACAGACCCCCGGTGGCACGTATGTGCGCACCATACCCATCTTCGTGGAGGGACGCACCGAGCCCATCATCAATGCCCACAAGGAGATACCCAACCAGAATGCTCCGCCAAGTGCCCAGGCCCAGGCTCAAGCTCAGGCGCAGGCACAGGCTCACTTTGCACcaccacaacagcaacagaggCCCACGCCGCTGAATACGCAGCAGGCGCAGGCCCATCCCGACCAGGAGCTGCCGGCCGAGGGGTCCGCCGGATTGCCACCACAGACACCACACACCCTCAATTCGATCAACAAGATCCAGGACATACAGCGCGACGTGCTGGAGCTGATGGGCAAAGTGGAGCAGTTCAAGGGCACGCGCCAGGAGAAGGAGTACGCCTACCTGGACGAGATGCTGACCCGCAACCTGCTCAAGCTGGACACAATCGACACCAACGGCAAGGACAGCATCCGCCTGGCCCGCAAGGAGGCCATCAA ATGCATTCAGGCTTCCATAAATGTGCTGGAGGCCAAGGCCGAGGAGAATGCCAGGGTGGCGTCGGGAGCACCAGCTGCCAGTGCAGCCCCCGTTGAATCAGTGGACacggctgcagctgctgccccAGAGGCCGCCGGCCAGAGCGCGGAGCCAGTGACTCCACAGCCACAGGATGCTACGAAAATCCAGGAGCCCATCCCTCTGCCGCCGCCACCAAGTGCTGCCCCCGCTGAAGGATCAGCTGCTCCCGAGACGCCCGTGGTGGAGCCCCAGGCTTCGGGTGAGACAACCGCGCAGTCGGAGACCACCACCACGACATCGGAATGA